The genomic window CTCGCATGAGTATGGCAGATCGCCTACGTGATTTTTCACATGAATATTTAACGATGACAAcgatgtaaaactttttttacaatactcgCATGTGTACGGTTTTAAACCGGTGTGAGTTCGAACATGTCGAATTAAATGGCTACGATATggaaatgatttattacaaacattacaTGATAACCCAGCACCGTAATCTAATTTTACACgttctttttctaaaattttcttaactaCAACCGAATTCGAATTGCTTTCCTCGTCATTTTCAGTTTCGACTTCAATTTCGTTGTAATAATCACTTAGAATTGTATTATTATCACCAGCTCGTCCATCCAACGATCGATTCTCGTCTGACGACGATGTCGATTTTGTTGAATTCcgtcgaatttttattttaaatttattatgatttgtttcatttcgttgaatttcataatttgtttcCTCCGATTCGTCGggtatttcaatgattttctttttcggTGATGCAAATATATCAATTTCCGGGAAGATTTTCTTTGGTGAACGTTGCCGTTCACTTTTTCGtggtacaatttttaattcaatctcAATTTTTTGTGGATCGGAATAATTTTCTAAGTGATTACGTTTTTGTGGACGCTTCGATTTAATTGCGGTATGTCGACCGGTTTTTGCTGGTGTTTCGATTTTCTCTTGTTGTGGCGAGAATTCGGTACCGTTGATTAATTTTAGATCCTGATCGATTGTTTGATCTTTATACATGCCAGAACTTTGTTGGATAATTGCCAAATCATCGGATATCGAAGTTGTCCGTTGTTTTTTATCATCGTCGTCATTTTCGTTATCGGATTCTTCGCTTAATTTTGGTGAGACGAAATATAGCGGTTTGGGAATACCACGCTcgcaaatatcttttttcgaggtcggacgaaaattttgtaattttaatcgttgatataaaacttgtttttgtggatcgttcaatttattaaaatcggaGATTAACATGTTCGTTGAGAGTTTTCGATTTGGAACATCGGTTTTTTTCTCGTCAAATCGTTTTGGTGGTACAATTTTCTCAACTCGTGCTCGTTTAACAATCggtaattttgtataaatctcCGATGATTTTTTCTCGTCGATATCTTTTACAAATGTATATCGAGTTCGTTTAGTTTTTCGGGTTCGAACAAACactggaacattttttcgacCGGATTTTAAATATGATACACCTTGTGGTGGTTTATATTTATCCGATTTTTTCGGTCTTCCACGTCCTTTGTACTTAACATCATCTCTGGGGGAAATTTTCACAGGAATTTCTTCTTTTTCCTTTTCCTCGATGATAGGTGGTTCTTCAATAATTGGCGGTTCATCAGGTTCCTCAGAAATTTCCTCGCagttttctaaaattgtttCAGTTTCAATGTACGATGCAGGTTCAGGTATTTCTGATTTTACttcaatattttcctttttaatttgtttgatcGGGATTAGTTTTGAGTTTTCCTTGTTTCGAAAATCATCCATTGTTACATAATGAATATTTTGTGGTTTGATAACCGATTTAATAAGAACAAATCGACCTTTTGGTACAATTTTCTCTTTATGATTTTCCTCTTCAGAACGAGGAGGTGGTAGGGGTGATGATGAATCATCTCTAGGTAAATCTGGCGTTACAATATCATCAGTTATAACTTCACATTCTTCGCCTAAATGAAAATCATCGTTATCAAAGTACATCACGATATCTCCGTTCGATTGTTGTACAATTTTTTCACTAGGCTCATCTTGTTTAAACGAAGATATTTCatcgaaattttcgatttccgAATGAAATTGTTCGTCTTCAAAATCACCGCCATCGACGCAGTTTCGTGTTTCATTCGAGCTAATTGATTCGGATGATGAAaccgttattaaatttttcgataaatttgaGAATGTATAAATTGGATTGATATCGTTCGATGAATAACAGTTTCGCGTCGTTTCGCCGTTATTTGTGGACACGATGATCGAACgaaaatcggatatttttggTGAGAgatgaatattttctaaattttctaaatcgttaaatatttgtacatttgATGGTTCGATATTGATTTGTACTGATTTAATTGATGTGTTCGCTGATTGACTGTTGTTTAATAATGTCGATTGATTTTGTATAATTGCTCGAAGTTGTCGATCCATTTGCTCGCATttcgttttaaataaatgtgaGATTTCTAAAGCACGATGGCATTGTTTACATATTTGATGTGGTAATGGATCACCTAGTGCAAcctatattaacaaaaaaaaaaaatatatatatacagggtgtctttttACCCGATTGAGAAACGCAAAGGAGTGATTGAAAAAAGTGTGCTTTGCAATGGCATAGcgaatagggtattccactatttttgaaaaagtacttcaaaatgttgattttgctaataaaaagccaacaaaaatttatttcggaaaaatacacacgcttttttgccaaaaacttaaattttaaaccttttttaaactgttaaaaacgcgggcatccaatttaatgacgtaatatcggtatcattatacgaaataacacaagtaagtttgacagatatattcatagacatctgattataataaatataaatacttactaactatgtatatattatactcagctgtctacacttaactaactgatggtctatgattcataccgatatgacatcacagcagggcttacccgcgttttaggtcacgtgatatacagtttaaaaattacgatttttaattttaatattataaaagaaaaatgtgcttttatgactcgaaatcagaatataacttatttaactttttcaaatttcataatttattttttactaacgataataccctatttacGCCCATAGAGACATGAAAAATTCCATGAATCGCTGTGCAATCAAACCACCGCAAATTTCGATATCGCAAtgaggaataaaatattttgcgccaaatataaaataagtttctATGAATTTTCTTAACCCAATATTTTCTTGggcaattaaattacaaataggTAAATTTAACtagacatttaatttaaaaatatgaaatctaAAACTtcgaataaattgaaaatgaaaatacatacaTGAACAGCTGCACATGCCattattttatcacaaatttgctGATTTGagtttgtttcaaaaatagGTAATAAATGATTATCACTTAAACAGATACGGCataaatgtgttaaaattttcacttccattttgtttgaaaatgaatcaaaattttactttaaatatctATGTTGAAATTGTTTGAAGCACTCTTTTTACATTACGGCAGATGACGCCATTTGAAATTCAAGAAGTTTACTTGATTCGTGatcgtatattttaataaagtgtCACAGAGAcgtatctaatttaaaatttgctttttaagtaaatatttgttacttattttaaaatagaaattgtaaaaatatatttactatttgtttattaagaaaaaattatttgagtttttattttcaaaaattaaatattcaatttagcCGCTAAAATAGAGAAGACTCTGTCAAAAAAAAAGCCCCCTACCCCCAAAAAGAAACAGGGCATAGAAAATCACTAAAAACATGAAGAGTGTTATAGTTAAAATAAGGGTAAATTATtctctaatttttaaataataaataattgaaaaagtttaacaCTTTACGCTgagtttgagcgtcaaattaggtCACGTGATCAGTTCTTTTGAAACAGGCAGTTCCGTTGTATCCAAGGTTTTACTAAACCCCTTACTAGAACGAGCCTAAAGAAATGGTAATTCTAAAagaaatacaaatatacaagctaaaaaatatataatttttttaaatattctcgattacataaaagtttttatctgaGAGCTGTTGCCCATAATTGTTCAGGCATTTCATTTGTCAACATAACTGGCCACCAATCAGGTTTCGGTGCTTTCACCTGCAAACAtacccaaaaaagaaaaaaattaaaatttttatctactaCAAAAAGGTCACAAATTTTTCTCCAAGACGTATGGCGCCTTGTTTCTCTTCGCTACGCAAATAGTATAGAGGCTAGTACACACCTTAACGTTTTTCACAACCATATCGTCACGATTAATATAATCGGTGCGTAATAACGCAATGCCATATTTATCGTAAGTACCACGTAATTTTCCAACAATCATTTGTTTCTTTGTATGCTCAATAATAATTGGATCATCAAAATTCAATTCATCAACTTTACTAGCACCATCAAAAATGACTGGTGTCATACGATAATGTATAAAACCATTTAGATACAATGATATCGTAATATCACCCCCCAGATAACGacctttattaaaatgaataccaTTTAAATAATCACCATTCGATTCTAATGGACTACTTTTGTTTGGTGGCAGCTCTTGTACACCTTCTGCGATACCCAATTTGTAGCGAAGCTGTTTGTATGTTGTAAGATTATGACGACGTTTAATGTTTAACTTTTGTATGATTTGATTAAAATCTATATCATTGGATGCAATTATACGTAAACCTATGATTAAtggttaaatattaataattattttcatatttcaataaatcGGAGTGCAAACTTCGACACAATCGCCATTTTGATTCCGCAAACTTTTGAGTGGTTTTAGCAGatttatggtaaaaatttatttttaaattttggtacatTTCTTTCCGTAAAAAGCAACAAAGGATGATATGAGTTTAGTTAGTTCTCCTATTTTTCGAAATGATATGTAATCAAATCCAAGATGGTTGACTTTCGAATAATGATCGTTGATTTTAACAATTATGCTTAAATTTACCTAATTGCGGTGACCGTGGATCTGAATAAACCATCACTAAATCCtgtaaatcattatttaacCATTTTCGTTTCGCACAATTTACATTCGTTTTAATCATGTCAGCTTCGTTACGTATCCGTAACGCATCTGAACTGAATATTTGCCATACATTTAATTTACTACCATAGTTTGTTATTTGTATCGAAGAATTacttttagtatatttatttaaatgttgttGTACGATACCTAAAAAAATGTGCGGGTAAAATCGTTCAGTGAAAATTCAAAAGGTGTATTTTTACGCGTTGACGTTTGACGCTCAGTTGAGCGTCCGATTAAGTCACGTGGTcagttttcaaatataaattttatttacctatGGCAGGCATATCAATATCCAATAAATATGAATTCGATTCAgatgttttatacaaaataccATCCGTTATTAATCGTCCAtgatcatttaaaaacattgtaTACAAGGATCCAattgatttttgtatatatgatAGATCATTTGTAATCAACGATTGTAAATATTCATCAACATGACGGccattgatttttaataatgtacGATCCATTAGTTGTTCAATCTCTAATGATTGGTGTTGTTGGTGGGGTGATAATTGTGGTTGCGTTTGAGTTTGTGGTATCGTTAATGTTGTTGTTCGACCAGTTTTTATTGAGCGGAATAAATTTGtccattttatcaaattaataactaaaaaattcacaaaaacttCGATCGCttgttcaaaatattacaatgcGGCGTGTGTTGACGCATTGTTTTTTAAAGGCCCGCACAAAGGGGCCAAACTCTAGTAAATTGATAAACCtataaaatgttagtttgttcgctcacgaaaattacaaaagcaattgtttgtttgcacaTTACAGTATCAGATTTAtactctaaactactgaactgattttgatgaaacttcaAAGGATACTTACATTCCACATACTGGCAATCTTTGTATGGGGGAGGGGTTCTAAAATTGACATGGAGTTAAAAGTAACAGACGATTTACATACCAATAGATTTATTCGGCTTAATAGGAAACATTGCGTTCAATATATGCAATGATGATAAATTCTTTCAATATTCTTGGGTTTTATTAACAGAAATTTGGTCTTTTAtgccattattttaaaaaaagttataatcgATCGGTTATTCTAATTCTgacaaatattcaaaacatatgCATACAAATGCTTTGTTCAAAAATGTGTCTAAGCAAGCGTTGAAACGTCATACATGAAACGTGTCGCCTCAAAACGAACTGCAAgactttttgattttcaaaaaaggcaATTTTGCCCTAATTTCTTGTATTtcaacttttcttctatcttatactgtttaaaaaatacatttcacaGACCCTTGACTTAATTGACTTTAAATAGGTAGTTAGGCCCGCGCTCAAGACTCATCTCAACGGAGGGGGGTGATTTCAAACCCTTGTTAATCATATCGTCATACAGTCAACAAAAACAAGGGGGCAAGTCgctctttttaacccccgaacaaaaaaaggggtgttataagtttgaccgctatgtctgtctgtctgtggtatcgtagggcctaaacggatgaaccgatttggatttttttgtttcgcttgaaaggtaatttcaagtacgagtttaggttTCCGCATTCGGAACAACTCTTCCCTGgtggaaataatatttgaagaaagaataagaaattctgaaaaagtcttaggaactttgaacttctcaacgttttcggactagtttaattcagagttcttaatacttttttaaagtttctaagactttttcagagtttcctaagacttattcttttttcaaatattttttccaccagagTTAAGGAAAAGcttatttaatggagaatgttctaagatacgttttaagtgcgagtttaggattccgtacctaAAAATTTGATCGTCATATTCCTCATTGCATTCATGGgcatggaataaaaaaaaaaaaacttataatagagattctttaataaataaatttttttaataaacaacaaatacACAAAACAACTTGGAACACAATTTTCACCATATTCATTGgtcaaaaatcaacaaaatattcaCGATGTTCTCGTCACAGCATCTTTTGCTACTTCATCAGTTTGACTTGTTTTAGTTTCACCAACAGTTTCAGTGCTTCTATTCTCATTTTCAATGACATCTCCACTCTTAGCTTCTTTAGCTGCAACCTTAGACGCTTCTAATGGCCACCAAGAAGGCCTTTCTGTCTTCGCTTGACATTCCCCAATCGTAAAATCATTATGTTTCAATGCATTGTCAATCCGTAATAATCCAAGCCCATATTTCTCACAAGCGCCACGTAATTTTCCAACATTCGTTTTATTATCACGAATATAAATCGTTTCATCGTTACCGAGTTTATTTTCGGTATTCTCGTTAAATATTAACGGCATTAAACGTTTTCGAATAACACCCGTATGATAAGTTCGAGCTGTTAACTCTTGTCCTAAGTAACAACCTTTTTGAAAACTAATTCCATGTAAGTAATCGCAATTCGCTTCCAATGGAAAACATTTTCCCGGTGGTAATTCTAACGAACCTTCACCAATCCCCAATTTATAACGTAATAATTGATGAGGACTATCAGTTTCATCGATATcattgcaaatatttaatttatcctGGATTGTATCAACTTTTAAATCGGTTGAAGCTAATAAACGTGCTCCTAAACGCCAAGATCTTGgatctttataaatataaagtacaTCTTGGTCGGTATTTGACCTGGAATTTTTACGagctaaaatttctttaatttttggatGTACTTCCGTACGTTTGGGACTTTGTGTATCAAATAAGACCCACAATCGTAAAATTAATTCTAAGTTcgtaatttcaagttttttacgTAATATATATGTAGATAAATGTTTTTCTAAGATTGGCACTAACAAAGAATCGATTTCGATCAAGTATGTATGTTCTTCGGGAGCCCGATAAATAATTGAATCAGCTAGAACTCGACCTTTTGTGTTTAAAAACATCGTGTACATCGATGATGTGGAATCTTTTAAGTGAGCGATATCATTTGTGATTAAACCTTGAAGAAAACTTTGAGCCTCAGGACCTTTGACTTTTAATGCACCTCGATTTGATAATTCTTGAATTTTTAACGTTCCATTTGATAGTTGATGACAATATCGATAATATTGTAAacttacaacaatttttttttgcaagattctaaacattttatattttttaccagtaaattataaacaaaaattattttgacatacttgTTAATATGTACACGccattaaagatttattttaataatttttatggtaaagattttagaatataaaatcaattcgaTTAATAATCGTTcggaaatacaaaataaaaatttctaattaaattcatattacATAAGCAGCACAATTTGTTTTGTAAtctgtcaaaataaataaacactgcCAATGATTTCACACAAACTTTTAAGTCCCTTTTCTACATTTGTTATTCTATTTTCTAAGTAAGGGACATGGAGCGTCTCGCGACAGGATGAGTTAGACTTTATGTTGCAGATGCCAGCTGTGCTGTAAGTAAGTGTTACTAGATCTAAGACTTGATGGAactagacaaggtatgctcgaTGGAGGACGAGTTTTGGTTCAGTAGGCGCCTGTACCCAGTCGACACCATTTTACCTTTTTCTCGCTTGCTGattcaaatgttgtaaaaaacatgaatactttttgtgtgtttacaattttaatcatatCTTCGGTTCTATTGGTCCTATCAAGACCAATAAAAACAGGAAATATTTCCTTttacatgtaaaataatatGGTACTGTATTTGtatactaaattttcaataacttagGAGCTTTGAGCGTATAAACAATTTAGGGTAGGGCatgtaaatgtatacaaaacatACTCAGCGCCtacattataaatacataagcAATATGGCGCTGACTGGGTACCGTGCAAGAGAGTGAGAGAATGTCCCCATCCTACTCCTAGCTACAaaagagcataccttgtctaattctaccaAGATCTAagactaatattatttaattttactgcaCATTACTCGATtgactatatttatttataaatataaatatttgctaGGCCCTGAAATTAAAAAGCTTATTGCTCTTTTGTTAATTTCGTCGGAGGACGTAATAGAAAAGGTTATGACTATGCCGGAAAACATCAggataaagaataataaaaaaaaaacaacgattttaattaaacattttcatatttttgtaatgcctctaaaataaaattactctgTCGAAAATAAcgtaatttttcgattaaatcgtttaaaatttgttgaccTTCCAGAAACTCAtccaaattataaatattatcatgtgTACGATGCTCTGAAATCCGATGTTCCTTATAGTTATAAGTTCGGACTTTTTCGCTGCGTAAACTCGAACGTACTTGTGATTTTCGTACTTGATCACTTTGTTCGGTATGTTTATCGAGTTCCAATTGATACAGTTTAAATTTCAAGCGTTCCAATGCAatctctttatttttaatttgtgaacGTTCCGATTGACTTTCAACACTGATACCGCTTGGAATGTGAACAATTCGTACAGCACTGTCGGTTGTATTTA from Chrysoperla carnea chromosome 2, inChrCarn1.1, whole genome shotgun sequence includes these protein-coding regions:
- the LOC123293489 gene encoding zinc finger protein 300-like isoform X2; translated protein: MDRQLRAIIQNQSTLLNNSQSANTSIKSVQINIEPSNVQIFNDLENLENIHLSPKISDFRSIIVSTNNGETTRNCYSSNDINPIYTFSNLSKNLITVSSSESISSNETRNCVDGGDFEDEQFHSEIENFDEISSFKQDEPSEKIVQQSNGDIVMYFDNDDFHLGEECEVITDDIVTPDLPRDDSSSPLPPPRSEEENHKEKIVPKGRFVLIKSVIKPQNIHYVTMDDFRNKENSKLIPIKQIKKENIEVKSEIPEPASYIETETILENCEEISEEPDEPPIIEEPPIIEEKEKEEIPVKISPRDDVKYKGRGRPKKSDKYKPPQGVSYLKSGRKNVPVFVRTRKTKRTRYTFVKDIDEKKSSEIYTKLPIVKRARVEKIVPPKRFDEKKTDVPNRKLSTNMLISDFNKLNDPQKQVLYQRLKLQNFRPTSKKDICERGIPKPLYFVSPKLSEESDNENDDDDKKQRTTSISDDLAIIQQSSGMYKDQTIDQDLKLINGTEFSPQQEKIETPAKTGRHTAIKSKRPQKRNHLENYSDPQKIEIELKIVPRKSERQRSPKKIFPEIDIFASPKKKIIEIPDESEETNYEIQRNETNHNKFKIKIRRNSTKSTSSSDENRSLDGRAGDNNTILSDYYNEIEVETENDEESNSNSVVVKKILEKERVKLDYGAGLSCNVCNKSFPYRSHLIRHVRTHTGLKPYTCEYCKKSFTSLSSLNIHVKNHVGDLPYSCEVCNRGFVQPSVLKRHMLSHTGEHPFQCEICYKTFVHDSSLKTHLKMHTIKEPQHKCDICEKKFKYLSTLTSHLKTHSGIKPFTCPECRKAFYRRSLLTRHMRSHTKERPYKCKLCKARFAYSGGLASHKKLHTGIRPYECELCNFTFFRSSHLKNHMQKIHNNGVLLNCQRCNMNFDSKPLFKRHLSLHMKRDQNQNGFTEDAEDS
- the LOC123294154 gene encoding putative transferase CAF17 homolog, mitochondrial, encoding MFPIKPNKSIVINLIKWTNLFRSIKTGRTTTLTIPQTQTQPQLSPHQQHQSLEIEQLMDRTLLKINGRHVDEYLQSLITNDLSYIQKSIGSLYTMFLNDHGRLITDGILYKTSESNSYLLDIDMPAIGIVQQHLNKYTKSNSSIQITNYGSKLNVWQIFSSDALRIRNEADMIKTNVNCAKRKWLNNDLQDLVMVYSDPRSPQLGLRIIASNDIDFNQIIQKLNIKRRHNLTTYKQLRYKLGIAEGVQELPPNKSSPLESNGDYLNGIHFNKGRYLGGDITISLYLNGFIHYRMTPVIFDGASKVDELNFDDPIIIEHTKKQMIVGKLRGTYDKYGIALLRTDYINRDDMVVKNVKVKAPKPDWWPVMLTNEMPEQLWATALR
- the LOC123293489 gene encoding uncharacterized protein LOC123293489 isoform X1, translated to MEVKILTHLCRICLSDNHLLPIFETNSNQQICDKIMACAAVHVALGDPLPHQICKQCHRALEISHLFKTKCEQMDRQLRAIIQNQSTLLNNSQSANTSIKSVQINIEPSNVQIFNDLENLENIHLSPKISDFRSIIVSTNNGETTRNCYSSNDINPIYTFSNLSKNLITVSSSESISSNETRNCVDGGDFEDEQFHSEIENFDEISSFKQDEPSEKIVQQSNGDIVMYFDNDDFHLGEECEVITDDIVTPDLPRDDSSSPLPPPRSEEENHKEKIVPKGRFVLIKSVIKPQNIHYVTMDDFRNKENSKLIPIKQIKKENIEVKSEIPEPASYIETETILENCEEISEEPDEPPIIEEPPIIEEKEKEEIPVKISPRDDVKYKGRGRPKKSDKYKPPQGVSYLKSGRKNVPVFVRTRKTKRTRYTFVKDIDEKKSSEIYTKLPIVKRARVEKIVPPKRFDEKKTDVPNRKLSTNMLISDFNKLNDPQKQVLYQRLKLQNFRPTSKKDICERGIPKPLYFVSPKLSEESDNENDDDDKKQRTTSISDDLAIIQQSSGMYKDQTIDQDLKLINGTEFSPQQEKIETPAKTGRHTAIKSKRPQKRNHLENYSDPQKIEIELKIVPRKSERQRSPKKIFPEIDIFASPKKKIIEIPDESEETNYEIQRNETNHNKFKIKIRRNSTKSTSSSDENRSLDGRAGDNNTILSDYYNEIEVETENDEESNSNSVVVKKILEKERVKLDYGAGLSCNVCNKSFPYRSHLIRHVRTHTGLKPYTCEYCKKSFTSLSSLNIHVKNHVGDLPYSCEVCNRGFVQPSVLKRHMLSHTGEHPFQCEICYKTFVHDSSLKTHLKMHTIKEPQHKCDICEKKFKYLSTLTSHLKTHSGIKPFTCPECRKAFYRRSLLTRHMRSHTKERPYKCKLCKARFAYSGGLASHKKLHTGIRPYECELCNFTFFRSSHLKNHMQKIHNNGVLLNCQRCNMNFDSKPLFKRHLSLHMKRDQNQNGFTEDAEDS
- the LOC123292423 gene encoding putative transferase CAF17 homolog, mitochondrial — its product is MFRILQKKIVVSLQYYRYCHQLSNGTLKIQELSNRGALKVKGPEAQSFLQGLITNDIAHLKDSTSSMYTMFLNTKGRVLADSIIYRAPEEHTYLIEIDSLLVPILEKHLSTYILRKKLEITNLELILRLWVLFDTQSPKRTEVHPKIKEILARKNSRSNTDQDVLYIYKDPRSWRLGARLLASTDLKVDTIQDKLNICNDIDETDSPHQLLRYKLGIGEGSLELPPGKCFPLEANCDYLHGISFQKGCYLGQELTARTYHTGVIRKRLMPLIFNENTENKLGNDETIYIRDNKTNVGKLRGACEKYGLGLLRIDNALKHNDFTIGECQAKTERPSWWPLEASKVAAKEAKSGDVIENENRSTETVGETKTSQTDEVAKDAVTRTS